Below is a genomic region from Bacillus mycoides.
CAGGTCCAGTTAGCATACCTTTTACTACTTTCTCTGTTAAGCTTTGTGCATATACAGTTTCTTTAATAGTCATTCCACTTATAAAGGCAACATCACCATAAATAACAGGTGGTTTTACGCAACGAGAACCGTATGATTGTACCCATCCGTTTTTAGTAAAGGAGAAACCAGCAAGTCTTTCTCCAAAATATTCCACCATGTCAGTTCTTTCGAATTCACCATGTACTAGTACATCAAGACCAATATCTTCTTGGTAACGAATCCACTTTGCAGTTTCTTTTTCAATGAATTGATTATATTGTTCATTTGTAATATCGCCGTTACGCCACTGTTTACGTGTTTGACGAACTTCAGATGTTTGCGGGAAGCTACCAATAGTTGTTGTTGGTAACAACGGTAATTGTAAAGCTACTTGCTGTAGTTCATATCGTTTTTCAAATGGAAGAGGACGTGAGAAATCATCTTCTTTAAGTGATGTACGTGCCACTTTTACATCTTCACGATTACGTGCAGCTGATGAGCGGATTGCATGATGTGCATTACGATATGTTGTTAAATCGCTACTGATGCTTTCTACACCTTTAGTAAGAGCAGAATGGATAAGGACTAGTTCTTCTAATTTTTGATTAGCAAATGCAAGTGCATCAAATAATTCACTTGTTAAGTGCGTTTCTTCCGTTTTATCAATTGGAGTATGCAATAAGCTACAAGAAGGTTGAACAATTAAACCTTTTGCTGTGATTTGATTTTGTAATGTTGTAAATAAAGAAAGTACATCATCAAGATCAGCTCTCCAAATGTTACGGCCATCTATACAACCGATAGCTAAAATTTTATCAGCTGGGAATCCGTATTTTGAAATAGCATTTACATTACCTTCTTTGCCATGAACAAAGTCTAATCCAATACCAGAAACAGGGAATGCAATAATTTCTTCATAGTTCTCTTCTACACTGTCAAAATATGTTTGTAGAAGAAGATTAGCATTTGGAACCTCTTTATGAATAGCTTCGTAAAGTTCTTTCGCTTGATTAATTTCATCTTTTGTTAAAGAGGCGAAGATTGGTTCGTCAACTTGAATAATTTGTGCTCCAGCTGCGTGTAATTCAGAGAATAATTGTACATAAGGTGCAACTAGCTCTTTTAAAATAGTGGCAAATTGCTCTTCGTTATAACCTTTTGCTAGTTTTAGGAATGTATAAGGGCCTAAAATAACTGGTTTTCCATCAACGCCTAACTCTTTTTTCGCTTCTTCATATAAACGAAGAGGACGATTGTCTTTTAAAGAGATTTGTAATCCTTCTTCATATTCAGGAACAATGTAATGATAGTTTGTGTTAAACCATTTTGTCATTTCAGAAGCAACGTGATCTTTAGAGCCGCGTGCCATTGCAAAATATACATCAAGGTAAGAGGTAAACTCTGAAAAACGTGACGGGATGAATCCTAACATGTAGGCCGTATCCAGAACGTGGTCATAATATGTAAAATCGCCAACTGGAATTAATTCAATTCCCTTTTCTTGCTGTACTTTGACGTGTTGAAGGCGAATTTCTTTCATTGTCGTTAAAAATTGTTCTTCATCAATTTTATTGGACCAAAAAGCTTCCAATGTTTTTTTCCACTCTCGTTGTAGTCCGATACGTGGATAACCTAAGTTACTTGTTTGAATTGCCATTTTAAATTCCTCCCTAATTGAAAGTAAGCATTTCCGTTTACTCGGAAATACCTATAACAAAAAGCATAAAGGCATAGAAAAATAAGCCTTCCTTTTTGTTCTTAACACCTCATCATCATCCGTGAGTCTATCAGTGTTGTTAAAATAGGCAGGTATCCTGACTTATGCTTCATATAATTTCTTTCACCTTCCCGTTTTCACAGTGGCACAAAAAAGAAATCTCAGCATTTACAGTGGCGGGACCGTGTTGGAGTTTCACCAAACTTCCCTTTTAAACACGAAGTGAAATATTCGTGTACCTATTTTCCTTTTGAAAGGAATTTAACAAGCGATATGATATTGAAACAAATTCTAACACAATTTTCGGAATTTTGTCCACTGTTTTAAAATAAGAAAATTCTAAAGTTTTTTATTTCTTTTTATTCGGAAAATTAAGTTTTTTTAATGTTTATTTATTATTAAAATGAGGGTGTTTTGAGTTGCGAGGAATAATTATAGTGTTAAGTTTTTCTAGAAGAGGAGGCACCTCTTTTAGAAAAACTTAATCATTATCTACACCTATTTCTGAAAGACGACCTGCAGTTGCATCTTGTAAGAGCGTGTTTAGCCAACGTAATTCAACATTAATATGCTCAATGACGCTTTGTAGAATATATAGTTGAGCACGAGGAACTAGTTGTTTATTATGATCGTATATCGTTTGCATTGTATGTAAATAGAGCATTGTATCATCTCTCTTTTTTTTCAAAATAGGAACTAGAGCTTGTTCGTCGCTAAAGTGAGCGAAAGAGAGCGCTGAATAAATAGGTTTATATATTTGGTTTTTCGCTTCAAATTGTTTTAATAATAAGGTGTGGAAAAGGGCTTTTCCTTCCTCTGTTATATGGAAGATTGTTTTATCTGGTCTATTCGTATCTCTAACAATATTGGTAATGCTAATCGCACCTTGTTTTTCTAATTGCTCGAAGGCGTAGTATAGCGATCCCTTGGCATATTTAATATAACAATCCATTTGTCTTTCTTTCATTATGTGCTGCACTTCATAGGGATGTTTATCTCCTTCGAGTAACAAGCCGAGAATGACTAACTTCATGCTCATGCTGTCTCAACTCCTGTATATAGAAACTTTATATATATTATAAACGGTATATCCTCTTTCATAAAGGGATATACCGTTTCGTTTTTCTATATTAGCTTACTTGTTTTTGTTTTTGCTTTGTTTTTGGTCCTGTTAAAAGACGTTCATTTCCCATAAGTAAAATACAAATTATACTTAGCGTAGCTGGGATAAGTGCCCAGAAAAATGTATTAGCAATAGATGTTGCAAGAGCCTCTTTAATTCCGCTCAGTACTTCAGGAGGTAGCTTTTCAGTAGCATTTGGTGATAATAAAAAGCTTGTGTCTCCACCTTTAGGAGCCATTTTTTCTAGTTCAGGAGGAAAGACTGCTTTTAATTTATCAGTGAAAACATGATTTTGAATCGTACCGAAAATCGTGACGCCAAGGGTCATTCCAAGTGAACGGAAGAATGAGTTCGTGGATGTAGCAGAACCGCGATCTCTCATTTCTAATTTGTGGATAGATGCCATACTTAAAACTGAGAAGGAGAATCCAACTCCAAGTCCAGCAAGCACCATAAACATTGTTACGAGTGTACGAGGTGTTTCCATAGTTAAAGTACTTAGTAAATAAATACCAAGAACGAAGAAAACTCCAGATACTGTCATGATGTTACGATAACTTGTTCGTGAAGCTAATTGTCCACCAGTTTGACTTCCGATTACAGATCCTACCATCATAGGTGTCAAAATTAACCCAGCATTTGAGGCTGAACCACCGAGAACACCTTGAACGAAGATTGGAATATAAACTGTACAGATGATAAAAGCTGCGCCATAGAAAAAGGCAACACCTTGGCTAGCTGCAAATAAAGGTTTTTTAAATAAATGGAAAGAAATAATAGGCTCGGTTGCGTTTCTTTCTACGAAGAAGAAAATAATAAGCAGAATAACAACAGTTGAAAATAAACCAATAATCACATTAGAGTCCCATGCATATTCTTTACCACCAAGTTCTAAAGCAAACATTAAGCAAACGATACTAATGACAAGCGTAATAGCACCAGCCCAGTCAATTTTTTGTTTTCGATATTCTAGAGACTCGCTATAGTATTTAGTAATGAAGAAGAAGGAAATAAGTCCTAACGGAATATTAATATAGAAGACCCAGTGCCAACTTATATAATCTGTAATGTAAGCACCTAATAAAGGTCCGAAAACACTAGATGTTCCGAAAACAGCACCAAATAGTCCGGTCATTTTTCCGCGTTTTTCAGGCGGGAATATATCATACATAATTGTAAATGCGATAGGCATAAGAGCGCCGCCACCAATTCCTTGAATGGCTCTATAAATACTTAGTTGTTCAATACTTGATGCTGTCCCGCAAAGTGCAGAACCAAATAAGAAGAGAATTAATCCGCCAATAAAAAAGCGTTTCCGTCCGTACATATCAGACAGCTTACCGAAAATAGGCATTCCGGCCATTGTTGCTACCATGTAGGCGGATGTGACCCAAACGAATTTGTCGAACCCTCCTAAGTCTCCGACAATCGTTGCCATCGCAGTTGCGACAATTGTGTTATCCATTGCTGCCATTAGAATACCAAGTAGTAAACCAGCAACAACAAATTTTGTTTTACTTGAATCGTTTTTTGATAGTTGTGCTTCCAAAAGTAGCCCTCCTTTAATAAAAATTAAACTAACTTAAGTTTTTTAGTGCAATGCATAAAAAAACTTTATGTACAGTTTGTATAGTTCCTCTTCATTTTATAAAAAATTGCACTGACATGATATAAAGGATGGAAATCATAAATTATATTATAGTCAAATTTGACTAAAAGGCAAATGTTTTCTACCGCCAAATTATTTTATCCCGCTTTAACTGCCCGTTAAAGCCCGATTGGTAAAAGCTAATAATCAGTGGGGGATGGACAAAACCCCCACTGATTAAAGTTTCACTTTATTATATTGACCAAAAGAGAGTAAGAATTTATTTTGTTATGTAGTCAAGGAAGGAAATTGTAAAAAAATATTTAATAAAGTATAACCTGTGTCAACCTATTAAAAATGGTTTTTTCTTTATATTGTCGAATAGGATAAAAGGAAAAGAAAAATTTAATATGATTTGTAACAAGCTAAATGTTTTTTCTAAGTGTAGTTCATTGCATCGAGAGGCAGAATACAGTTGTATAGATGATATATCTGGAATGAGGTGAATATATTATGAAAATATGGAAACGAATTTCGGATCAAGGAAGGTATTCTATACCGTTACAGCCGGTTTTGTGGATTGATGGTTCTAAAAAGGACACGGAAGCATCCGATGTAGCAGTCACATTGCAAATCCGTAGTATGTATAAAGAAAAATTTTCGTATGAGATGATCTATGATGTTAATGACATACTAATTATTCGACTTGAAGTTGAAAATAAAGGCGTTGAAATGATTTCGCGAGTAGTTGTAAGTCATATGATTCGTGATTATTTCGCGTATATCCCAAACTCTTTAAAAGCAGATAAGGGAATAAGTGAGTTTTTATTTCAGCTTGTAAGGTGGCGAATCGATAATTTATCACCGAATGAAAAGGTAGAATTAATTTGTCAAATAAAAGCAAATAAAGATAAAGCTCCTCCCAATTCATTATTTCAGGCTACATATACATTTCAATATAAAGGTGTATCATATGGACCGCTACAAACAAATGAAGTGGTTGTCAGAAAATGATAAGAAGGAACCTGTGCGAAAGGTTCCTTCTTTAATGAAGATTGTGCTTCTTGAGTAATTTCTTTTGTTCCACTCCCTTTTTTCCAATATAGTTATTTTTGTATCCAAAATATAGAATGAATAGAAATGAAATAACATTTACTATAGCGTCAATTTGATCGTTTGTAATGAAGTTTATTCCGAAAGAGTTAAATAGTAATTTTAATGATAACAAAAAGCCAGCTAGTAAGCGCATAATATCTAATAGATTTTCTTTTTGAGGCATATAGGTCACTCCTTCCTAAAAACGATATATAGTATATATATGAAATAAAATAGAAAAGGTATACAAGCTTAAGTAGAAATGTACATTAAATATGTACATTTTTTATTTTATAGAAAAACATTATTGTTATAGAAACATATTTTGGTATAAAAGGGGGAGAGTATGAAACATAAAGGGAAAATTAGTGGGTTATTACTTGGGAACACAGTTGCGGTTACAGAATGGATTGCACTTCAGGATGTAATTGCTAAGCTAGATTCGAGATCATTTTTAACCTTCTTTATTATTTATATATTGCAAATGATACTAAGCTATTATTTTGGACATTGGTACGATAAAAGAACGAATACGCGTGTAAATATTGAAGTAGGAGGAATGACGAATAACGATTTTGTCGTTGATTTTTTTGGAAAAGTAGCTGCTTTATCAGAAAGAGATTCTCGTAATATTACAGTGTATATTCTTTCCGTAAAAGAATGGGATGTATTAAAAGACACAGTGCAAGAAAAAAAGTTAGATGAGCTAGTCCAAAGAGTAGAACGTACAATTGTAAAGACAGTTCGAAAAGGCGATGTAGTTACGAGGTGGGATGAAAATAAATATGTTATCGTAGCTGTTGATAATGGCTATGAAAAGTCAACAATAACAAGTAGATTAATCAAAAATATTCAAAATGAAATAGCGAATGATTTATTAAGTGTCACACTATTATTTGGGGCTGCAAGTTATCCTATAGAAGGGAAAACTTTTGAAGATTTGTTTAGAAAGGCACAAAATCAATTGTATAATTATAGAAACTTGCAAAGTCATGAATGAAACTTTGATTTAAAGAAGTATGATATAAAGATTTTTTGTAACATTTTTTTGTCTTTTGTTACAAGAAAACTTTTTTTTGTAACAAAAGTCTTTAAAAATATATGAAATCAGCATATAATTGTGTGTGGATGTGTCAATGCATTTTGCACAATGTTTTCAGTTTAAAAGTGTAGAGGAAAACATGCTCTACACTTTTCCTTTTTAAGAAATTAAAAGAATCTTTGTAAGAGTTGCGAGGTCCCCTTTGCACTATGTAAAATGGACAAAGAGGTTATTTGATAGAAAGTGAGAAAGGGAATGATAGACGTGAGAGGTCAACGATCATCTTTTATCAGGTGAAACATTATAGTGTTTCTTGCAGTAGGTAAGATTAAGGAAAATACCTTTATGTTTTAAGACATTACATAATTTTAAGTACGAAAATTGTACAAGCAGTATAAATAATTATTGATGATCTTCGTAAAAAGATGCGAGCGTGAAATAGCTAACGAAGTTACATGTTTTTCATGGGATTTTTGGCACGATGGTCGTTTATTAATAGGGGGAAAAGATGTTGAAATATAATAAATTAGCAATTGTAACTGCATTATCAATGACTTTACTAGCTGGTTGTTTTGGCCCAAAACCAGAAGAGGAGCTATATGTTGCATTTGAAAATGCTGCCAAGCAAGAAAAAACAATGTTTGAAGATGCGAAAAAATTAGAGTCATTAGAGAAAGAGGGTCAAGTATTATATAATCAAATTGTCCAAGAAGGAAAAGATAATAATCAGGCTGTTAAGGATAAGCTTGATCAAGCGGTGAAAAATACAGCTGAACGAGAAAAAGTTCTTATTAAAGAAAAAGAGGCGTTAAATAAAGCGCAAGAAGAAGTGAAGTCAGCTGATAAGCATGTGAAGAAAATTGAAGATAATAAATTAAAAGAACAGGCTGATAAAGTAAAGAGTACTTATGAGAAACGACATGATTCATTCCAAAAGATGTACGATAGCTATAATAAATCTTTAAAGCAAGAAAAAGAATTATATACAATGCTACAAGATAAAGGTACAAAATTAAAAGATATTAGCGAGAAAGTAAAGGTAGTAAACCAAGCATATAAAGATATTGAGACAGAAAAAGATAAGTTTAATGAATATACGAAATCATATAATACAGAAAAAGTTGCATTCTATAAACAAGCTAATATTAAAATTAAGGAAGATAAAAAATAAAACAGTTTGGCCTAATATTAGGCCAAACTGTTTTATTTTTTTGTATAGGTACGGCTATACCATGGAACTGGTTCGCTTAATTTTTTTTCCTGTTTTAATGCTTCAGGACCAATATAATCTTGAAGTGTTTTTTTTGCTATTGTTAAAGATAAGGTTGTTTTCGGATTTCGATAGGAGGATTCAAGGTGACCAAGATGCGGTAGGGTGCGAAAATCATCTTTCGTAGGAGGGATATGGAAAAAATAATCACCTAAACGTATAAGAACATCGGATTGTTGTTGACTAAAACGTGGATTTCTAGAAAAATGTAATCCTTCTTTGATAGCCTTTTTTTCAGTAATTAAGCGTTCTAAAGCAGTCTTTTTTAACCAATATAAGTACTTAGGGTTAGTTGCAGCTTTAGCATGACGATTCACAACGAAAATAGATTGAGCTAGTCTATTAATAGAATGTTGATTATGCAATGGAGATTGTGGTTGTGAAGGTTTCATATTGACTCTCCTTTCAATTTTTCCTTATTATAGCATAAATAAAATGGGTTTTTATTATATGCAAAAAGTAATTGTATATATTTTCAATATTAAAGCAATATTGTTACAAAAAACAACTATTTTGTATAATAGTGATAGAATATGTTTCAGAAATTTGATAATGAAAGAGTGAGAAGTTTGAAAGAAATATTAAAATTACAATATGCCATTATAGATATTGGATCTAATACAATGCGTTTAGTTATTTATGAAAAGCAAAATGGAGGTTTTTATAAAGAAATTGAAAATACGAAAGTGGTTGCTCGGTTAAGAAATTATTTAATCGATGGTGTTTTGAATGAAGAAGGTAAAGAAGTATTGTTACAAACATTATTTCAATTTCAAGAAAGTACAAAATTCCATCAGTTGCATCATGTACTTTGTGTTGCAACGGCAACAATTAGACAGGCTGAGAATCAAGAGGAGATTAAAAAACTTGTTGAAGGACAAACAGACTTTACTCTTAGAGTATTATCAGAATATGAGGAAGCACGTTACGGCTATTTAGCAGTTATGAATTCTACTTCGTTTTCGGAAGGAATAACAGTAGATATTGGTGGCGGAAGTACGGAAGTTACATATATTAAAAATAGAGAGATTTTAGAGTACCATAGTTTTCCTTTTGGTGCGCTTTCTTTAAAACATCTATTTATTAAAGGTGATATTCCTACTAAAGATGAATTAGAGGAAATTCGAGAGTATTTAGAGTGTCAATTTCGAACGTTACCATGGTTAATTGATAAGAAATTGCCTCTTATTGCAATTGGTGGTAGTGCGAGAAACTTAGCGAAAATCCACCAAAATTTAACAAACTATCCTATAGCGGGAGTACATTTATACAAAATGAAAGAAGAAGATATTGAAAATGTAAAAGGTGCATTGGAAAAACAATCGTTTATCGAACTTCAGAAAATGGAAGGATTGGCAAAAGATCGAGCTGATACAATTATTCCAGCGGTTGAAGTATTTCATAAACTTGTAAATATTACAGAAGCAACGGCATTTGTATTAAGCAAAAAAGGATTAAGAGAAGGTGTTTTCTATGAAGAGTTGACGAAAGATTTAGGGATTTCATATTATCCGAATGTAGTTGAAGAAAGCTTACATTTGTTATCACACGAATATGAAATGGATATGGAATTTGTCATTCAACTTATTAAACATGGAAGATTGATTTGTAAACAACTCGAAGAAATGGGACTGATTTCTGTTTCAATAAAAGACTGGGAAGCATTCCATCAAGCAGCGAAAGTATTTAATATTGGAAAATATATAGACGAAGAAGCGAGTCGTTTACACACGTTTTATTTATTGGCAAATAAAACAATTGACGGCATGATGCATAAAGATCGAGTGAGGTTAGCGCTTATTGCATCTTATAAATCAAAAATGCTATTTAAACAACATTTATCTCCATTTGAAGGTTGGTTTGATAAAAGCGAACAAAAAAAAATCCGCCTATTAGGCGCTGTTTTACAATTTTCAGCTGCTTTAAATGTAAGACAAAGATCGCTTGTTGATACGATATCCATAACAGAAAATAAAGAAGGATTAACGTTTAGAATTTTATGTGAGCAATCGGCATTAGCAGAAAAAGTACAAGCTGAAAAACAAAAAAAGCAGCTAGAAAGAGTATTGAAAACAAATATTCACTTATCATTCGAATCAAAACGTTAAGTTGTACGGATGTCTTTACAGAAAATTAACACTTTGGAATATTGTAATTTGATAAAATGAAAGTAACTAAATTATAGTGAAAAAGTTTCAAAGGGAAGTGTGAAGAGAATGGAATTGCTAAAGGGGAATTTAGTAAATTTAAATGATACAGCGTATTATAATAATCGTGAATTAAGCTGGCTAGCATTTAATGAACGTGTATTACAAGAAGCGCAAGATGAAAATAATCCACTATTAGAAAGACTAAAGTTTATTAGTATTTTTAGTTCGAATTTAGATGAATTTTTTATGGTGCGCGTAGCAGGTTTGAAAGATCAAGTAAGTGCGGGATTTAATCAGCCAGAAAATAAAGCAGGTTTAACACCAAAGAAACAGTTAAATAAGATTGCGATAAAATCGCATGAGTTAATGACTGTGCAGTATGAAACGTTTAAAAATTATGTATTGCCAGCGCTTGAACTAGAGGGGATTGAGCGTTTAACATTCCATGATTTGACGAAAGAGCAAAGGGAATTTATCGAGGAGTATTTTGATGAACAAATATTTCCGGTTTTAACCCCTGTATCTATTGATGCGTATCGTCCATTTCCAATGTTATTAAATAAAAGTTTGAATTTAGCTACTATTTTATATGATGAGCAACAGGCTGCGGAAGAAAATCGTACGAAGTTAGGAATTGTACAAGTGCCTTCATTACTGGAGCGTTTCATATTTTTACCGAGTGAAGGGCAAAAACATAAATTTATTTTATTAGAAGATGTAATTAGTGGTTTTACTCATAAACTATTCACAGGATATAACGTATCACCTGTTACTCGTTTCCGTATTACACGTAATGCGGATTTAACGATCCATGAAGAAGGTGCACGCGATTTATTAAAAGTAATTGAAAAAGAATTGAAAAAGCGTAAGTGGGGAGCTGCCGTTCGTTTAGAAGTTGGTAAAGAACACATTGATGAAAGAGTGTTAGCGTTATTGTATGATGTGTTAGAAGTAAAAGATGAAGATGTGTACATGATGGATGGACCGTTAGATTTAACATGTTTATTCTCCTTATATAAAAAATTAGCGCCTTTATATGAACATCTAGTATATCCGGCTCTTATTCCTCAACCTCCTCAAGATTTAGGTGATGAGGAAGATGTATTTGAAAAAGCGATAGAACATGATATTTTATTACACCATCCCTTTGAGTCGTTTCAGCCAGTCGTTGATTTTGTCCGTGATGCGGCAGATGACTCGAATGTACTTGCGATCAAACAAACATTATATCGTGTAAGTGGAGATTCTCCAATAATTCAGGCGCTGAAGGTAGCAGCTGAAAAAGGAAAACAAGTGACGGTATTGGTTGAGTTAAAGGCAAGGTTTGATGAAGAGAATAATGTTCATTGGGCTAAAGAATTGGAACAGGCCGGATGTCACGTTATTTACGGAGTAAGTCACTTGAAAACGCATAGTAAAATTACGTTAGTTGTAAGAAGAAGAAACGGAAAAATTGAAAGGTTTGTACATCTTGGAACCGGAAATTATAATGATGCAACAGCGAAGTTGTATACCGATTTTGGATATATTACATCGCGAAAAGACTTTGGTGTAGATGCAACAAATTTCTTTAATTATTTGAGTGGTTATACAAAAAAACCGCATTTTCATCATTTATCTGTTGCCCCGTTTGATATAAGAGAGCAGTTTATGGAGTTAATAGATGAGGAAATCCGTTATCATAGACAATATGGAAATGGATATATTATCGCTAAAATGAATTCGTTAACAGATAAACCATTAATAAAAAAAATGTATGAAGCATCACAAGCTGGGGTAAGGGTAGAGCTCATCGTTAGAGGGACATGTTGTTTAAGACCTGGGATTCCGAATGTAAGTGAAAATATTCGTGTAGTTAGTGTTGTTGGAAGATATTTAGAACATAGTCGTATTTATTATTTCCATCATAATGGAGATGAAAAAATATATTTATCTTCAGCTGATTTGATGACGCGAAATATGGAAAAACGAGTAGAAATATCCTTCCCAATTTTAGATATTGAAATGAAAGCGAGAATAAAGGCAATTTTACAGCTGGTTTTAGCTGATAATGTGAAAACACGTGAACAAAATAAAGATGGTGACTATTATTATATAATTAATAGTAGTATAGAAGAAATTGATAGCCAAGTGAATTTATTTAAGATGGCGTATCAAAATACAGACGCTGAATAGTGTGAAAAAAGTAAAAACCTCTTATTGAATTTAAGAGGTTTTTACTTTTTTTCTCTACTCATATATTCTCAAAATGGAAGGATGAGTAGAGAGAATAGTTTTTATTATAGGCGTGTGATGAGTCGGTTCGTTGAGAGAAAAACATTAGAAGAATGGTTGGTTTAAATTAATAATAGTATGGTTGTTGACAAGGCCCTCCGTAACAAGGAAAAGGTGCTGGTGGTGGGAAAGGCGGTGGATAAGGCGGATAAAACGGTCTAGGCCCGAAAGCTAATGCTCCACCGAGCAATCCTCCAGCAATTCCAGCTAGAAATGGAACACCGAAAAATGGAAAGAAGCGTGAGTCGCCTGCTGGGCCAAAAGGTGCTGAACGAACTGGGATTGGTTGATAATATGGATACATGAACAAACCTCCTTTACTGGACTCATTTTTATCATATGGTGGACCAAGCGTGGATGAGCGCGTACAAGGAAGGATATGTAAGGAAATAGGCGAATTGTTACGAATGTTGTAGGATGAAGAGTGTAATTTCAGGTTTTGACATAAAGCGGAATGGGACACGTGTTCTTCCAATACCTCGATTGACATAGAGAGTCAAACCTTGAATGTTATAGAAACCTTCAATATATTCTTTTGCAAGCGACGGGGTAATAATAGCACCTAAAAAAGGAATTTGTACTTGTCCCCCATGGCTATGACCAGAAAGTTGAAGATTGATTGGATATGTAGCGATTTGTGGCGCGATATCTGGTTCGTGAACGAGAACAATTGTATAAATATTTTGTTTTGCATGTTGTAAAGTTTCCGCTATTTTTGGTTTACCCAGTAGCATATCATCGAGTCCGAAAATAGAAATTTCACTATTATCCAGTAAACGAATTCGCTTTTCGCTATTTTGCAAAAGTTCAAATCCAGATTCGCGCATGATGTGATCATAGTATTCAGTTCCATATCCGCCATGGTCGTGGTTACCATAAATAGAAAATTTACCGAAGGGTGCCTGTATATTCTTTAAAATGGATGCAACAAAAGAAGCCTCGGTATATGTTTGGTAATCATCAATGAGGTCACCAGTAAAAAGGACAATATCTGGCTTTTCAGCATTAATCTTGGAAACGATTTGAGATAAATGTTGGAGAGAGAAATAGTATCCTAGATGTAAATCGCTAAATTGAAGGATCTTCATACCATGAAAACCTTTTGGTATGAGCGGTGATTTAAGTGTGTGTTGCGTAAAAGAAAGCAAATAGGGCTCTATATATTTAGCATAATAATAGCCGATGCTTGCGGTTATAAATGAATATAGACAAGTGCGTATTCCAGATTTTAAA
It encodes:
- a CDS encoding Ppx/GppA family phosphatase, whose amino-acid sequence is MFQKFDNERVRSLKEILKLQYAIIDIGSNTMRLVIYEKQNGGFYKEIENTKVVARLRNYLIDGVLNEEGKEVLLQTLFQFQESTKFHQLHHVLCVATATIRQAENQEEIKKLVEGQTDFTLRVLSEYEEARYGYLAVMNSTSFSEGITVDIGGGSTEVTYIKNREILEYHSFPFGALSLKHLFIKGDIPTKDELEEIREYLECQFRTLPWLIDKKLPLIAIGGSARNLAKIHQNLTNYPIAGVHLYKMKEEDIENVKGALEKQSFIELQKMEGLAKDRADTIIPAVEVFHKLVNITEATAFVLSKKGLREGVFYEELTKDLGISYYPNVVEESLHLLSHEYEMDMEFVIQLIKHGRLICKQLEEMGLISVSIKDWEAFHQAAKVFNIGKYIDEEASRLHTFYLLANKTIDGMMHKDRVRLALIASYKSKMLFKQHLSPFEGWFDKSEQKKIRLLGAVLQFSAALNVRQRSLVDTISITENKEGLTFRILCEQSALAEKVQAEKQKKQLERVLKTNIHLSFESKR
- a CDS encoding polyphosphate kinase, producing MELLKGNLVNLNDTAYYNNRELSWLAFNERVLQEAQDENNPLLERLKFISIFSSNLDEFFMVRVAGLKDQVSAGFNQPENKAGLTPKKQLNKIAIKSHELMTVQYETFKNYVLPALELEGIERLTFHDLTKEQREFIEEYFDEQIFPVLTPVSIDAYRPFPMLLNKSLNLATILYDEQQAAEENRTKLGIVQVPSLLERFIFLPSEGQKHKFILLEDVISGFTHKLFTGYNVSPVTRFRITRNADLTIHEEGARDLLKVIEKELKKRKWGAAVRLEVGKEHIDERVLALLYDVLEVKDEDVYMMDGPLDLTCLFSLYKKLAPLYEHLVYPALIPQPPQDLGDEEDVFEKAIEHDILLHHPFESFQPVVDFVRDAADDSNVLAIKQTLYRVSGDSPIIQALKVAAEKGKQVTVLVELKARFDEENNVHWAKELEQAGCHVIYGVSHLKTHSKITLVVRRRNGKIERFVHLGTGNYNDATAKLYTDFGYITSRKDFGVDATNFFNYLSGYTKKPHFHHLSVAPFDIREQFMELIDEEIRYHRQYGNGYIIAKMNSLTDKPLIKKMYEASQAGVRVELIVRGTCCLRPGIPNVSENIRVVSVVGRYLEHSRIYYFHHNGDEKIYLSSADLMTRNMEKRVEISFPILDIEMKARIKAILQLVLADNVKTREQNKDGDYYYIINSSIEEIDSQVNLFKMAYQNTDAE
- a CDS encoding metallophosphoesterase, with the translated sequence MKKITRRNFLKSGIRTCLYSFITASIGYYYAKYIEPYLLSFTQHTLKSPLIPKGFHGMKILQFSDLHLGYYFSLQHLSQIVSKINAEKPDIVLFTGDLIDDYQTYTEASFVASILKNIQAPFGKFSIYGNHDHGGYGTEYYDHIMRESGFELLQNSEKRIRLLDNSEISIFGLDDMLLGKPKIAETLQHAKQNIYTIVLVHEPDIAPQIATYPINLQLSGHSHGGQVQIPFLGAIITPSLAKEYIEGFYNIQGLTLYVNRGIGRTRVPFRFMSKPEITLFILQHS